One segment of Stegostoma tigrinum isolate sSteTig4 chromosome 24, sSteTig4.hap1, whole genome shotgun sequence DNA contains the following:
- the zbtb8os gene encoding protein archease produces the protein MDDREYSLTAAQKAVKEKYPPVSKKYEYLDHTADVQLHSWGDTLEEAFEQVVMAMFGYMTDIETVQPLTTIEVEAEGHDMLSLLYNFMDEWLYRFSAEMFFIPREMKVIHMDRVNYKIRSIGWGEEFDLDKHPQGTEVKAITYSAMQIHEEEKPQIFVIVDI, from the exons ATGGACGATCGGGAGTATTCCCTGACCGCGGCGCAGAAAGCGGTGAAGGAGAAATATCCGCCCGTCAGCAAGAAGTACGAAT ACTTGGACCACACTGCAGATGTACA GTTACATTCATGGGGCGATACATTAGAAGAGGCATTTGAACAGGTTGTAATGGCTATGTTTGGATATATGACTGATATTGAAACGGTGCAGCCATTAACAACAATTGAAGTAGAGGCTGAAG GACATGACATGTTGTCTCTGCTCTACAATTTTATGGATGAATGGCTCTATCGATTCAGCGCAGAAATGTTTTTCATTCCAAGG GAGATGAAAGTGATTCACATGGATAGAGTTAATTATAAGATTCGATCAATTGG GTGGGGAGAAGAGTTTGATTTGGACAAACATCCTCAG GGCACTGAAGTCAAAGCCATCACATATTCAGCGATGCAGATCCATGAAGAAGAGAAACCTCAAATTTTTGTTATAGTTGATATTTGA